In Nitrosophilus alvini, the following are encoded in one genomic region:
- the upp gene encoding uracil phosphoribosyltransferase, with product MKNVIEVKHSLLKNLVNSIRDVDIQSNLFRKYIGAITKILMFEAFKNEKMVSKRIKTWQGENEFEFLLEEDYVFIPILRAALPMLDGIIEILPNAKAGFLALKRDEKTFESKLYYDRVPDISGKTAVILDPMVATGGTLEYAIDVVKKKGPDRVISFNIVGVKEGLSRVVSAHPDVEIYIAQIDERLNDKKYIIPGIGDAGDRAYNTL from the coding sequence ATGAAAAACGTAATTGAGGTGAAACACTCGCTTTTAAAAAATCTAGTAAACAGTATAAGAGATGTGGATATACAGAGTAACCTCTTTAGAAAATATATAGGAGCGATTACCAAGATTTTGATGTTTGAAGCATTCAAAAATGAAAAAATGGTTTCAAAAAGAATAAAAACCTGGCAGGGTGAAAATGAGTTCGAGTTTTTATTGGAAGAGGATTATGTTTTTATTCCAATACTCAGAGCTGCTCTTCCTATGCTTGACGGTATAATAGAGATACTTCCAAATGCAAAAGCGGGATTTTTAGCTTTAAAAAGAGATGAGAAAACTTTTGAAAGTAAGCTTTATTATGACAGAGTACCGGATATAAGTGGCAAAACAGCAGTAATCCTCGATCCTATGGTGGCGACAGGAGGTACACTTGAATATGCAATAGATGTAGTCAAAAAAAAAGGGCCTGATAGAGTGATTAGTTTCAATATAGTAGGTGTAAAAGAGGGGCTTTCCAGAGTTGTCAGTGCCCATCCTGATGTAGAAATATATATCGCTCAGATTGATGAAAGACTAAATGACAAAAAATATATCATTCCCGGTATAGGAGATGCCGGCGACAGAGCCTACAATACGCTATAA
- a CDS encoding PA2779 family protein — MKRERKAKLLAKTAICAILGASVFTNTTYASLISTQSVVLEQTQQKVDKRAEVLKFMQREDVVKKFESLGVNIEDAKKRVSVLSDEEVEKLYKNIETLPAGGNSVIGALILVFVILLITDILGYTKVFTFTRTIQ, encoded by the coding sequence ATGAAAAGAGAAAGAAAAGCAAAATTATTAGCAAAAACAGCCATTTGTGCTATTTTGGGGGCATCGGTTTTCACCAATACAACATACGCATCCCTGATATCCACACAGTCTGTAGTCCTCGAACAGACACAGCAAAAAGTCGATAAAAGAGCAGAAGTTTTAAAATTTATGCAAAGAGAAGATGTTGTCAAAAAATTTGAAAGCCTCGGTGTAAATATAGAAGATGCGAAAAAAAGAGTTTCTGTCCTCAGTGACGAAGAGGTAGAAAAACTTTACAAAAATATAGAAACTCTTCCGGCAGGCGGAAATTCGGTCATAGGAGCTTTGATACTGGTTTTCGTCATACTTCTAATAACAGATATTCTGGGATATACCAAAGTCTTTACATTTACACGCACTATTCAATAA
- a CDS encoding PA2778 family cysteine peptidase, giving the protein MKHLLKTALFAILLFAVSGCSLKKAQIPEKPSGCSVHILQNIPYYPQKDYFCGPSSLMMVMKYNEIEKNIKAPSFEEIKRAVYTPAKKGAFRTEMVSAARRYGYISFAQKLSLKEIIKEIDSNYPVIVFLNLGPSFYPVWHYAVVIGYDCKKGVLILRSRKKREVIGFNTFQKLHERGENWSLIVVSQGEIPANATAKTYLKSVLLLENAGFEKEANISYKKAYEKWPKDFETAFAYANSCYNLALYEKAKKLYLKILKTYPQKAVVWNNLAMTYLKTKEYNKALEAAKKAVNIGGKFKKVYIKTLEEIKSSY; this is encoded by the coding sequence ATGAAGCATCTGCTTAAAACAGCTCTCTTTGCAATATTGCTGTTTGCTGTTTCGGGATGTTCTCTCAAAAAGGCGCAAATTCCGGAAAAACCATCCGGATGCAGCGTCCATATACTGCAAAATATTCCTTACTATCCGCAGAAAGATTATTTTTGCGGACCATCTTCTTTGATGATGGTTATGAAATATAACGAAATAGAAAAAAATATCAAAGCGCCTTCCTTCGAAGAGATAAAAAGAGCCGTTTACACTCCGGCAAAAAAAGGGGCATTCAGAACAGAGATGGTATCGGCTGCAAGAAGATACGGTTACATCTCTTTTGCACAGAAACTGTCACTAAAAGAGATAATAAAAGAGATAGATTCAAATTACCCCGTAATCGTCTTTCTAAATCTTGGGCCATCCTTCTATCCTGTATGGCACTATGCAGTTGTGATAGGATATGACTGCAAAAAAGGTGTTTTGATACTTCGTTCAAGAAAAAAAAGAGAGGTTATCGGCTTCAATACTTTTCAAAAGCTTCATGAAAGAGGAGAAAACTGGTCTTTGATAGTGGTAAGTCAGGGGGAAATACCGGCAAATGCAACTGCAAAAACATATCTCAAAAGCGTTCTTCTGCTTGAAAACGCAGGATTTGAAAAAGAAGCGAACATCTCTTACAAAAAAGCGTATGAAAAATGGCCCAAAGATTTTGAAACGGCATTTGCATACGCAAACAGCTGCTACAATCTGGCACTGTATGAAAAAGCAAAAAAATTATATCTGAAAATTTTGAAAACATATCCCCAAAAAGCAGTGGTCTGGAATAATCTTGCAATGACTTATCTAAAAACCAAAGAGTATAACAAGGCTTTGGAAGCAGCGAAAAAAGCTGTAAATATAGGAGGTAAATTTAAAAAGGTTTACATAAAAACTCTTGAAGAGATAAAAAGCAGTTACTGA